A portion of the Juglans microcarpa x Juglans regia isolate MS1-56 chromosome 1D, Jm3101_v1.0, whole genome shotgun sequence genome contains these proteins:
- the LOC121237247 gene encoding 2-hydroxyisoflavanone dehydratase-like: MDSIDKEVETEFLPFFRVYKDGSVERLLGSPFVPPSPEDPETGVSSKDITISQNPPISARLFRPKHTQPNQKLPILVYFHGGAFCIESAFSSDHHQYLNSLVSQGQVVAVSVEYRLAPEHCLPIAYDDGWAALQWVASHSIDNGTVEKEPWLANHGDFKRFFTGGDSAGANIVHNVTMRAGVEGLHGGVRILGAFFTHPFFLGSKPKGSENSSVEDENPSPSSFWDYIYPGAPGGIDSPVINPVVPGAPSLAGLGCSRLLVSVAEKDGLRDGGVCYYNGVKESGWKGEAELVEVEGEDHAFQIMHFGSANSKNLIKRLASFLLK; this comes from the coding sequence ATGGATTCCATTGACAAGGAGGTGGAAACTGAGTTTCTCCCATTCTTCCGGGTCTACAAGGACGGTTCAGTTGAGCGGCTTTTGGGCTCACCCTTTGTGCCTCCCTCTCCTGAAGACCCTGAAACAGGTGTGTCTTCAAAAGACATCACAATTTCCCAAAACCCTCCCATCTCGGCCAGGCTTTTCCGCCCGAAACACACCCAACCCAACCAAAAACTTCCCATCTTGGTCTACTTCCATGGCGGAGCCTTTTGCATCGAATCCGCCTTCTCCTCTGACCACCACCAGTACCTTAACAGTTTGGTTTCTCAAGGCCAAGTGGTTGCTGTATCAGTGGAGTATAGGTTAGCTCCTGAGCACTGTCTCCCCATTGCTTATGATGATGGCTGGGCTGCCCTACAATGGGTTGCTTCACACTCCATCGACAATGGTACTGTCGAGAAAGAGCCATGGTTGGCAAATCATGGCGACTTTAAAAGGTTTTTTACCGGTGGTGACAGTGCAGGAGCAAATATAGTACATAACGTGACCATGCGGGCCGGGGTTGAGGGTTTGCATGGGGGCGTTAGGATTCTAGGAGCTTTTTTTACCCACCCTTTCTTCTTGGGTTCAAAGCCAAAAGGATCGGAGAACTCTAGCGTAGAGGACGAGAACCCATCCCCATCTTCGTTCTGGGACTACATATATCCTGGAGCACCTGGTGGTATTGATAGTCCAGTGATAAATCCAGTCGTTCCAGGAGCACCAAGTTTGGCTGGACTTGGTTGCTCTCGGTTGCTCGTGTCTGTCGCTGAGAAGGATGGGCTGAGGGATGGGGGTGTTTGTTACTACAATGGGGTGAAAGAAAGTGGGTGGAAAGGAGAGGCGGAACTAGTTGAAGTGGAGGGAGAGGATCACGCCTTCCAGATTATGCATTTTGGGTCTGCGAATTCTAAGAATTTGATCAAACGCTTGGCTTCCTTTCTCCTCAAATAA